The following DNA comes from Anticarsia gemmatalis isolate Benzon Research Colony breed Stoneville strain chromosome 10, ilAntGemm2 primary, whole genome shotgun sequence.
tgggctctctcggtggaccacataccccgtttgcgccgtcccagcgcggcggggacctagccggtgggtcgtccctctacagcgaccccgaatggtttccctgacggaaaaaaaaaaaaaaaaaaaaaaaaaggttaggttaggttaggttaggttaggttaggttaggttaggttaggttaggttaggttaggttaggttaggttaggttaggttattttttttttttttttttttttttttttttttttttttttttttttttttttcctagctACCCCTAACATGGAGGTCAGGGTCCTTGGCAAACTATCTAATTTCTTTTCTCTTATTTTGAAACTACCCGGAAATGGGCCTATACTCCTCAATCATTCTAGTCCTCTATTACCATACCATTCTCGCTTTTATGCCTCTCGCACTTCTTTTCCTCATCTTTCATACTTGCATACCTATGCTATTATTAATCTACCATTAAGTACACACGGGGGGGGGGCTTAGGTTGGGGTCGGATGTTGGGATGGGAAGGGGGGGGAGAAgggtcatttattttattttacatttgtattttCTGCTTATCTATATACTTAACACTACTTATAGTATACTTATGATTATTGCTTACTCATTCTTACAATTTTTATGTATACTTATACTATATCTATatgctatttttaatatatataacaatatattaaatagtcatatttttcttacactatttttatatttagtacaatGTTGTCTTATAGCTACAATTTTTACACAGTTTTTGCCGGTTGTTTGGTTCCCAGCCAGTCTAGGCCAGTTTATTGGTTCCCAGCCAGTCTAGGCCAGTTTATGACGTGAGCGGATTTAGCAGGTTTTGTTTCAGGATACATTGTCAGGATGGGCTGAGAACAAACTGCTGCCACTCGGTGGAAAGTCGTTGACTGACCTGACCTTTTGTTGTGCGTTTTCTTTTCCTCTAGTTTAACGACACTTAAACCTTTGGAAAAGCTGCCACTCTCCGCGCGGGCCATTGCAACCAAGTTGGTCATGTAGATTTGTgtgcttgtgtgtgtgttttgtgttgttgtgtagtgtgtgcgtgtgttcgtCTGCTTTTTGTTTCTCCTCTCCGGTGTGGTTATGTTGCCTTTTGTCCCCTTTTCCACCTTAGCAGTAGGCAACCGACGCTCGGGCCAGAGCGTCCCACTTCCTTCGCACTGGGCATTCAGCACTGAATGCGTTGTGCTGGACGTGGGCCGCGCCCGCCCGGGCGCAGTTGCGACATGCTGGTGGTTCTCCCGCTGCCATGTCTGCGCACTTGTCCCTCATGTGAGGGCCTCCGCAGTGGCTGCAGAGGTCAGCCGGCTCCCTGCAGAGGCGCTTGCTGTGCCCGTATGCGAGGCACCGGGTGCACTGCACCAGCGGCGACTGGTCCTCAACTCGCACGTTCTGCAGGTCGACCTTCAGTCTCCCTGCAGCCACTGCCCTTGCCCATATCGTCGGAGACACCCTTAGGACGATGTTTGCGTTGTGGGGGTTCCGCGCTTTCCTCCTGTACTTGATTTCCATCCTATCTTCCTCGGCGGCGAGGGCGCCAAAAACACCCGCATTCTGGCTCCGAAGGGCGCCCAGTACCTCCACATCGCTGTGAACGGTCAGGACGTCCCTCAGGACCAGAAGCGGGTCCTTGTTTTTAACCTCCTCGGCGACGAGTTGACCCCCGCTGTCCTTAAGcttacttattactttttccCTTTCTTCCTTCGTCTTGCATCCTAGTACTATTTTCCTATCCCTAGCTTTCCGCACTCTTTCAACTTTCACCCATCCGTTCTTGGCATCAATCGTCTTTCTTACCTTCTCTAATACTTCCTCTCCAGTGTCCTCTTCATTCTTCGATGTCACTATGACTGAGTGGAGAGTCGCAGGCTCCCTACTGCTTTCCGCTCGGACGGCGTTGGCGTAGCTCAGCTGCGGTCTCTCCACCAGTAGGTCCAGGCGTTCCCTATTTTCCTTCAGGATCCTATTATTCTCTTCCACTCTTTCCATTAAGGCCCTGACATTCTCCAGGGAGACGGAGCAGGCAGGGGGGGGCTTATCCTTCCCTATCTGCTCCGTCGCCCCGGTTCCCTCACTTTCGTCTCTTTCTGTCCCCCCTTCTACAGTGGACCCCGCTTCCGCCTCTTTAAAAAGTCTCATGAGGTGGCTGAGGGCCGCCTTTAGGGTCTCCTTTATGTCCCCCCTAAGGTTTCGAGACTCACAGAGGGCCTTGTGTCCCTTGGTGAACCAAGAGTTGGCTTCCTCTCTTCGGCTCTTGGGGGTGCTCAAAGGTGAGATTTGGAGCCTGGGGGGAAGCTCTCCTTCCAGGCACCGTGTGGGAGCCCGTTTCTTCTTGGTCACCGTAATGGTGGCCAAGGTTGGCATGTGTTTGGGAGACGGGGTTGTCACTGTAGTAGGGGGGGGGCTTCTTGTAGGGCTGGTAACCCTGGCAGATTCCCGCTCGCCGACACTCCGTCTCGCGTTTTGTCCCGCGGGTCGGTCTGTCGGGCTGTTGGAGCCGGGATCTGCATTTGATTTGGACACCCTTTTCACGGGCGTCCTGTCTAGGGAGTATTGCCCAAACATCCCTCTTTCTACGCAAACCTTAGCTATTATCCTAGtgtaataaagttttacaaCTTTTGTTGCAGGTCGTATGTGTTGCTGTCCAGCAGCTGTCCGGTATCCCGATGCGAGATGTCGCTCAGGTGAGTCTGCGTAGGTGTGTGTCTCTGTGTgtatgcgtgtgtgtgtgtgtgtgtttgtgtgtgagtgtgtgtgtgtgtgtgtgtgtgagtgtgaggTAGGTGTGTGTGTATTTGTGGATAGTGGTGTGAGTGCGTGAGAGTGCCCTCAGTCCAGGATGTGTTCTATATGTAAAGGGTATAGAACGGTCAGGaaggggggaggggggggggggcgAGGGAGGGGATGTTTAGATAGTGAGGGAATAGGGGTAGCTATCCGTCACGTCAAAAACCGTGTCAAAAATTTTGGACTTCTGCCTAATAAGGCAGTCCAAAGAGGAGGTCAACTCTTTATGCCCAATAAGGCTAGTcttaatctaaattataaatatataatgtaacttaatttatatattgTCTTATTTACAGGTTCCCTGTGCTGCGCTGAGGTCCCCAGAGAAAACCCGGTGGAAATCGGACGACCAGTGCCGGAGTTATTCGGATTTTTGTAAATCCAAGATGGCGGTCAAAATGGCCGTCACCTGGTAAGTATCCCGCAGAGTAGTGCTCGACGAGTACTGGTCTCCAGAAAAAATCCCGCGTCGATACGACGACCAGGGCCGGAGATATGGCGATTTGAAGTTTTTCAAGATGGCGGCTAAGATGGCCGCGCAAGTGTCAAATTATTTTCGACTCGCGATATCTCCGCCCCCAGACGCCGTAGAAACGCGGGGATTTCACCGCTCACCCTGGAAACCCCAGGCGCAGCCTGTGGGAAAGGAATTTTCCGGGAAATGTTTTCcgcgaattttcaaaaattttccACGGAATTTGTGAGAAATTTTGTGATGGCTCGCTAGCTCTAGCCGAGCGCACCCTAGGGATACCAAACACGGGGCAATTCGGTTGAGAAATGCCGGAGTTACGGGCAGTGGAaatttccaag
Coding sequences within:
- the LOC142976208 gene encoding uncharacterized protein LOC142976208; the encoded protein is MFGQYSLDRTPVKRVSKSNADPGSNSPTDRPAGQNARRSVGERESARVTSPTRSPPPTTVTTPSPKHMPTLATITVTKKKRAPTRCLEGELPPRLQISPLSTPKSRREEANSWFTKGHKALCESRNLRGDIKETLKAALSHLMRLFKEAEAGSTVEGGTERDESEGTGATEQIGKDKPPPACSVSLENVRALMERVEENNRILKENRERLDLLVERPQLSYANAVRAESSREPATLHSVIVTSKNEEDTGEEVLEKVRKTIDAKNGWVKVERVRKARDRKIVLGCKTKEEREKVISKLKDSGGQLVAEEVKNKDPLLVLRDVLTVHSDVEVLGALRSQNAGVFGALAAEEDRMEIKYRRKARNPHNANIVLRVSPTIWARAVAAGRLKVDLQNVRVEDQSPLVQCTRCLAYGHSKRLCREPADLCSHCGGPHMRDKCADMAAGEPPACRNCARAGAAHVQHNAFSAECPVRRKWDALARASVAYC